In one Pseudomonadota bacterium genomic region, the following are encoded:
- a CDS encoding rhodanese-like domain-containing protein: MAQLKMTAAEMVADARSQIVEIETADLLARLGEEGLVIVDIRDPRERERDGWIPGSVHAPRGMLEFWVDPDSPYHKPIFSAADKSFVFHCASGWRSALSTLTLQEMGFEAAHLREGFKGWVAAGGPVETKTD, translated from the coding sequence ATGGCACAGCTGAAAATGACCGCCGCCGAGATGGTGGCCGATGCGCGGAGCCAGATCGTGGAGATCGAGACCGCCGACCTCCTGGCGCGGCTGGGCGAAGAGGGCCTCGTCATCGTGGATATCAGGGACCCACGCGAGCGCGAGCGCGACGGCTGGATCCCGGGCAGCGTCCACGCGCCTCGCGGCATGCTTGAATTCTGGGTGGATCCCGACAGCCCCTACCACAAGCCGATCTTCAGCGCGGCGGACAAGAGCTTCGTCTTTCACTGCGCCTCCGGGTGGCGTTCGGCGCTGAGCACGCTGACGTTGCAGGAGATGGGCTTCGAGGCGGCGCATCTGCGCGAGGGCTTCAAGGGCTGGGTGGCGGCTGGCGGCCCCGTGGAGACCAAGACGGACTGA
- a CDS encoding MerR family DNA-binding transcriptional regulator has protein sequence MTETTMTIREMCDTYDVTPRTLRFYEAKELLSPIRQGTKRLFTKRDRARLKLILRGKRFGFSLEEIRQLLALYDLGDSQATQIRATREVAQKHLEGMVAQRDELTSAIDDLREQLNWADKVLADMTQTEAAQ, from the coding sequence ATGACCGAGACAACCATGACCATCCGGGAGATGTGCGACACCTACGACGTAACACCGCGCACGCTCCGTTTCTACGAAGCCAAGGAACTTCTGTCGCCCATCCGCCAGGGCACCAAGCGCCTCTTCACCAAGCGCGACCGCGCACGGCTGAAGCTCATCCTGCGCGGCAAGCGCTTCGGGTTTTCGCTCGAAGAGATCCGCCAGCTGCTGGCGCTCTATGACCTCGGCGACAGCCAGGCGACGCAAATCCGCGCCACCCGCGAGGTGGCCCAAAAACACCTGGAGGGCATGGTCGCCCAGCGCGACGAGCTGACCTCCGCCATCGACGACCTGCGTGAGCAGCTGAACTGGGCCGACAAAGTCCTCGCGGACATGACCCAGACCGAAGCCGCGCAGTAA
- a CDS encoding quinone-dependent dihydroorotate dehydrogenase, producing the protein MRLVDRAALAALHRFEPERAHDLALKALRVGLVPPAKATRSPRLASRVGPLSFSNPVGLAAGFDKNAEAMAPLARAGLGFIEVGAATPLPQPGNPKPRLFRLSEDRAAINRFGFNNDGMEAIAARLEAYVGAVPVGLNLGANKESADRARDYVTVFNRCAPHVAFCTVNISSPNTEKLRDLQGADALRALLAGVMDARAVTPCPVLLKIAPDLKARELEDIARIAEEAGLDGIIATNTTLDRAGLASKHAHEKGGLSGAPLFEKSTRVLARLSALTDLPLIGVGGISSAEDAYAKIKAGASAVQLYTGFIYRGLGLVGEITQGLDALLARDGHATLESAIGTDRDRWLT; encoded by the coding sequence TTGCGCCTCGTCGACCGCGCCGCGCTGGCGGCTCTCCACCGCTTCGAGCCCGAGCGCGCCCATGACCTCGCGCTCAAGGCCCTGCGCGTGGGCCTCGTCCCCCCGGCCAAGGCGACCCGCAGCCCACGCCTCGCCAGCCGGGTAGGCCCCCTCTCCTTCTCCAATCCCGTGGGCCTTGCGGCGGGCTTCGACAAAAATGCGGAGGCCATGGCACCGCTGGCGCGCGCGGGGCTGGGCTTCATCGAAGTGGGCGCCGCAACGCCTCTGCCCCAGCCCGGCAACCCGAAGCCCCGCCTCTTTCGCCTCAGCGAGGACCGTGCAGCCATCAATCGCTTCGGCTTTAACAATGACGGGATGGAGGCCATCGCCGCCCGACTGGAAGCCTATGTCGGCGCAGTGCCCGTGGGCCTCAACCTCGGCGCCAACAAGGAGAGCGCGGACCGCGCGCGGGACTACGTCACTGTCTTCAATCGCTGCGCGCCGCATGTGGCGTTCTGCACGGTCAACATCTCCTCGCCCAACACCGAGAAACTGCGCGACCTGCAGGGGGCCGACGCACTCCGCGCGCTTCTCGCGGGCGTCATGGACGCGCGCGCCGTCACCCCCTGCCCTGTCCTTCTGAAGATCGCGCCGGACCTGAAGGCGCGCGAGCTCGAGGATATCGCGCGCATCGCCGAGGAGGCCGGCCTCGACGGCATTATCGCCACCAACACGACGCTCGACCGGGCGGGGCTCGCCTCGAAACACGCCCATGAGAAAGGTGGCCTCTCCGGCGCGCCGCTCTTCGAGAAAAGCACCCGCGTCCTCGCGCGCCTCTCCGCGCTCACCGACCTCCCGCTCATCGGCGTGGGCGGCATCTCGAGCGCCGAAGACGCCTATGCCAAGATCAAAGCGGGTGCCTCGGCGGTGCAGCTCTATACCGGCTTCATCTATCGCGGCCTCGGGCTCGTGGGCGAGATCACGCAGGGCCTCGATGCGCTTCTCGCGCGCGACGGCCATGCGACGCTTGAAAGCGCCATCGGCACCGATCGCGACCGCTGGCTCACCTGA
- a CDS encoding PaaI family thioesterase, which produces MPADPAQIARLFIEAIPHAKALGMEITEISGGVAEITMPYDARLVGDPATGVIAGGAVSALMDTCGGAAVMCHPDQPVGTATIDLRIDYMRSATPGQAITARAECYHMTRAVAFVRASAFDDNRAEPVAAATGAFTVERSR; this is translated from the coding sequence ATGCCAGCCGACCCCGCGCAGATCGCCCGTCTCTTCATCGAAGCGATCCCCCATGCCAAGGCGCTGGGCATGGAAATCACGGAGATCTCCGGCGGCGTGGCGGAGATCACCATGCCCTATGACGCGCGCCTCGTGGGGGACCCGGCCACCGGCGTCATCGCGGGCGGGGCGGTCTCGGCGCTGATGGATACCTGCGGGGGCGCGGCGGTGATGTGCCACCCCGACCAGCCGGTGGGCACGGCTACGATCGACCTGCGCATCGATTACATGCGCTCGGCCACGCCCGGGCAGGCCATCACAGCGCGGGCGGAATGCTATCACATGACCCGCGCGGTGGCCTTCGTGCGTGCCTCGGCCTTCGACGACAATCGCGCCGAGCCCGTGGCCGCGGCCACGGGCGCCTTCACCGTAGAGCGCAGCCGATGA
- a CDS encoding DUF952 domain-containing protein: MLIYKIFLPEEWAQLEHAGSTAGAPIDRADGFIHFSTAAQVRETAAKHFAEAGDLVLAAVEAASLGQDLKWEVSRGDALFPHLYRALARAEVAWTAPLAKTEAGHAFPELPELAEEA, from the coding sequence ATGCTGATCTATAAAATCTTCTTGCCCGAAGAATGGGCGCAGCTCGAGCATGCGGGCAGCACCGCGGGCGCGCCCATCGACCGGGCCGATGGCTTCATCCACTTTTCAACCGCAGCCCAGGTGCGCGAGACGGCTGCGAAGCATTTCGCGGAGGCGGGGGATCTCGTGCTCGCCGCGGTGGAGGCCGCGTCCCTTGGGCAGGACCTCAAGTGGGAAGTGTCGCGCGGGGACGCGCTCTTTCCCCATCTCTACCGCGCGCTCGCCCGGGCGGAGGTGGCTTGGACCGCGCCACTCGCAAAGACGGAGGCGGGTCACGCCTTCCCAGAGCTGCCCGAGCTCGCGGAGGAGGCCTGA
- a CDS encoding MerR family DNA-binding transcriptional regulator, producing MAETRLSFKEMCAKFDVTPRTLRYYEYIELLSPEREGRSRFYGPTEIARMTLILRGRRWGFSLEDLRQWLLIYENEGSQKQLATFVEYAERQLRELQAKRVELDEVIGELEGLKTSIEADLAKS from the coding sequence ATGGCCGAGACACGCCTGTCGTTCAAGGAGATGTGCGCGAAGTTCGACGTCACGCCGCGCACGCTTCGCTACTACGAATACATCGAACTCCTCTCGCCCGAGCGGGAGGGGCGGTCGCGCTTCTACGGGCCCACCGAGATCGCGCGGATGACCCTCATCCTCCGGGGGCGGCGCTGGGGCTTTTCGCTCGAGGACCTGCGGCAGTGGCTCCTGATCTACGAAAACGAGGGCAGCCAGAAACAGCTCGCGACCTTCGTGGAATATGCCGAGCGCCAGCTGCGCGAGCTGCAGGCCAAGCGCGTCGAACTCGACGAGGTCATCGGCGAGCTCGAGGGCTTGAAGACGAGCATCGAGGCCGACCTCGCAAAGAGCTGA
- a CDS encoding hotdog domain-containing protein, with protein MMRQPEKVQVVKQRRDALLGALVGNIPYLEFMGIGFDRRGDELTGVLAYDEKLIGNPMLPALHGGVTAAFLEATAVVTLSWATLWDDLEAGVIETDDPARITLPRLPKTIDFTVDYLRSGLPRDAYARARITRRGRRYASVQVEGWQDNRERPFAHATCHFVMPRKDG; from the coding sequence ATGATGCGCCAGCCCGAGAAGGTGCAGGTCGTCAAGCAGCGGCGCGACGCGCTCCTCGGCGCGCTCGTGGGCAACATCCCCTATCTCGAGTTCATGGGGATTGGCTTTGACCGGCGTGGCGACGAGCTCACCGGCGTGCTTGCCTACGACGAAAAGCTCATCGGGAACCCGATGCTGCCCGCGCTCCATGGCGGGGTGACGGCGGCCTTCCTCGAGGCCACGGCGGTGGTGACGCTGAGCTGGGCCACGCTTTGGGACGATCTGGAGGCAGGCGTGATCGAGACCGACGACCCCGCGCGGATCACGCTGCCGCGGCTTCCCAAGACCATCGATTTCACGGTGGATTACCTCCGCTCGGGGCTGCCGCGCGACGCCTATGCCCGCGCGCGGATCACGCGGCGGGGGCGGCGCTATGCCAGCGTGCAGGTGGAAGGCTGGCAGGACAACCGCGAGCGGCCCTTCGCCCATGCCACCTGCCATTTCGTGATGCCCCGAAAGGATGGCTGA
- a CDS encoding SOS response-associated peptidase: MCGRFVITLPDDEMARLFEATLSNDLPETPRYNVCPTTQVATVTSEDGARRLRPMRWGFLPHWYKTTNGGPLLINARAETIVEKPAFKQAARERRCLIPATGFYEWTKTPEGARLPWYIFRRDGAPLVFAGVWQDWERDGERHSTCAIVTCAANAPMARIHKRMPVILEPARWGLWLGEEGKGAAALMVPAAEDVLDTYRVDPAVNSNRATGPALTQPLKGAT; encoded by the coding sequence ATGTGCGGACGGTTTGTCATCACCCTTCCCGACGACGAGATGGCGCGCCTCTTCGAGGCCACGCTGTCCAATGATCTGCCCGAGACACCCCGCTACAATGTCTGCCCGACGACGCAGGTCGCCACCGTGACCTCGGAGGACGGTGCGCGGCGGCTGCGGCCCATGCGCTGGGGCTTCCTGCCGCACTGGTACAAGACGACGAATGGCGGGCCGCTCCTGATCAATGCGCGGGCGGAGACGATCGTCGAGAAGCCTGCCTTCAAGCAGGCGGCGCGTGAGCGGCGATGCCTGATCCCGGCGACCGGCTTCTACGAATGGACGAAGACGCCCGAGGGCGCGCGCCTGCCATGGTACATCTTTCGCCGCGATGGCGCGCCGCTCGTCTTCGCGGGCGTCTGGCAGGACTGGGAGCGCGACGGGGAGCGACACAGCACCTGCGCCATCGTCACCTGCGCAGCCAACGCGCCCATGGCGCGCATCCACAAGCGGATGCCCGTGATCCTCGAGCCGGCGCGCTGGGGTCTCTGGCTCGGCGAGGAGGGCAAGGGGGCGGCGGCGCTGATGGTGCCGGCCGCCGAGGATGTGCTCGACACCTACCGCGTGGACCCCGCGGTGAATTCCAATCGCGCCACGGGTCCCGCTCTGACCCAACCGCTCAAAGGGGCGACCTGA
- a CDS encoding bifunctional metallophosphatase/5'-nucleotidase encodes MRLLTTASALALMGSVASADYTLHIIHINDLHSRIQPINRFDSTCNAEDDAAGECFGGVARVKTAIDALRADLAGENVIVVDAGDQFQGSPFFTTYGGAAAAEFMNAIGFDVMASGNHEFNNGPEGLASFIGMVDFPVISGNLDVSASPELNGVLEDSVMLEVGGETIGIVSALTGDTAEISSPGPNVVFMDEIEALREDVAAMEAAGVDKIIALTHVGLVKDLEIAQEVAGLDAVVGGHSHTLLSNTEEGAEAYPLLNASGVPVVQAYAYSKYVGHLILNFDDDGNVTASNGATKVLDASVEPDTAIAARVAELGAPIEAMQQEVIGFSETAVEGDRSFCRAEECEMGNLVSTAILERVKDQGIQIVFQNGGGLRASLDAGDVTMGEVLTVLPFQNTLATFQLSGAGVLAALENGVSRLEDGGGRFPQVAGMKYTFDPAAEVGARISDVMVEVDGALVPLDPAATYGVASNNFMRGGGDGYSVFAEEGMNAYDFGPDLADVVAEYIAENGTGAAMLDGRITKVE; translated from the coding sequence ATGCGTCTGCTCACAACCGCCTCAGCCCTCGCCCTCATGGGCTCCGTGGCGAGCGCCGATTACACGCTGCACATCATTCATATCAACGACCTGCACAGCCGCATCCAGCCGATCAACCGCTTCGATTCGACCTGCAACGCGGAAGATGACGCGGCGGGCGAGTGCTTCGGTGGGGTGGCGCGGGTCAAGACCGCCATCGACGCGCTGCGGGCCGATCTGGCGGGCGAGAACGTCATCGTCGTCGATGCGGGCGACCAGTTCCAGGGCTCGCCCTTCTTCACGACCTATGGCGGCGCGGCGGCAGCCGAGTTCATGAACGCCATCGGTTTTGACGTGATGGCCTCGGGCAACCACGAATTCAACAACGGTCCAGAGGGGCTCGCCTCCTTCATCGGGATGGTGGATTTCCCGGTCATCTCGGGGAACCTCGACGTCTCCGCTTCGCCGGAGCTGAACGGGGTCCTCGAGGATAGCGTGATGCTCGAGGTGGGCGGCGAGACCATCGGGATCGTCTCCGCGCTCACGGGCGACACCGCCGAGATCTCCTCGCCGGGGCCGAACGTTGTCTTCATGGACGAGATCGAGGCGCTCCGCGAGGATGTGGCGGCCATGGAAGCCGCGGGCGTCGACAAGATTATCGCGCTCACCCATGTGGGCCTCGTGAAAGACCTCGAGATCGCGCAGGAGGTGGCGGGGCTCGACGCGGTCGTGGGCGGGCATTCGCATACGCTGCTTTCCAACACCGAGGAGGGCGCGGAAGCCTATCCGCTCCTGAACGCGTCGGGCGTGCCGGTGGTGCAGGCCTATGCCTATTCGAAATATGTCGGTCACCTGATCCTGAATTTTGACGATGACGGCAATGTCACCGCCTCGAACGGCGCCACGAAAGTGCTCGATGCCTCCGTTGAGCCCGACACGGCCATCGCAGCCCGCGTGGCCGAGCTCGGCGCGCCCATCGAAGCCATGCAGCAGGAGGTCATCGGTTTCTCCGAGACGGCCGTGGAGGGCGACCGCTCCTTCTGCCGGGCCGAGGAATGCGAGATGGGCAATCTCGTCTCTACCGCGATCCTCGAGCGGGTGAAGGACCAGGGCATCCAGATCGTCTTCCAGAACGGGGGAGGTTTGCGCGCTTCGCTCGATGCGGGTGACGTGACCATGGGCGAGGTGCTCACCGTGCTGCCCTTCCAGAACACGCTGGCGACCTTCCAGCTCTCGGGCGCGGGCGTGCTCGCGGCGCTGGAGAACGGCGTGTCGCGGCTCGAGGACGGCGGCGGCCGCTTCCCGCAGGTGGCGGGGATGAAGTACACCTTCGATCCCGCGGCCGAGGTGGGCGCGCGCATCTCCGACGTGATGGTGGAAGTGGACGGCGCGTTAGTGCCGCTCGATCCGGCGGCGACCTACGGAGTGGCCTCGAACAACTTCATGCGCGGCGGTGGCGACGGCTATTCCGTCTTCGCGGAAGAGGGCATGAACGCCTACGATTTCGGGCCTGATCTGGCGGACGTGGTGGCCGAATACATCGCCGAGAACGGCACGGGCGCGGCCATGCTCGATGGCCGCATCACCAAGGTCGAGTAA
- a CDS encoding ABC transporter transmembrane domain-containing protein, protein MAETGQAAAPGAAGAGSDERALSKRVGVLRAILPFLAPYAGWVALAVAALLLTASVSLLLPMAARRVVDGFASSNFEILDLYFAAALGLAAVFALGSAFRYWMVTRLGERVVADMRKRVFDRMISMSPRYFETLMTGEVLSRITTDTTLLLSVIGSSVSWFLRNILLFAGGLVMMIVTSVKLTGLVLLLVPLVLLPILALGQRLRRLSRENQDWIAVSSGNASEALGAVQTVQAFTGEARASRAFSDVTETSYRSAKQRINVRALITAIIIFVVFSGILGVLWIGATDVQAGAMSPGELVQFLIYAGIVASSVAALTELWTELQRAAGATERLIELMEAVDLLEDPAAPVAAAPGILAFEDVSFSFPSRPGERALNGVSFEVRPGETVAIVGPSGAGKSTIIQLLLRFFDPAEGRITLAGTPLTAMAREDLRGLMALVPQDPVIFASSARENILFGRPEASADEVIAAAKAAAAHDFIEALPQGYETYVGERGVMLSGGQKQRIAIARAILRDAPILLLDEATSALDAESEAAVQAAFDALAEARTTIVVAHRLATVKKADRIIVLERGEIQAIGTHEELVAQGGLYARLARLQFTADLAAE, encoded by the coding sequence ATGGCCGAGACGGGACAGGCGGCGGCACCCGGCGCCGCGGGCGCAGGCAGTGACGAACGCGCGCTGTCAAAGCGCGTGGGCGTGCTGCGCGCGATCCTGCCCTTTCTCGCCCCCTATGCCGGCTGGGTGGCGCTGGCTGTCGCGGCGCTTCTCCTGACGGCCTCGGTCTCGCTCCTCTTGCCCATGGCCGCGCGGCGCGTTGTGGACGGCTTCGCCTCCTCGAATTTCGAGATCCTCGACCTCTATTTCGCGGCCGCCCTCGGGCTCGCGGCCGTCTTCGCGCTGGGCTCGGCCTTTCGCTATTGGATGGTGACGCGGCTCGGCGAGCGGGTCGTGGCCGACATGCGCAAGCGGGTCTTCGACCGCATGATCTCCATGTCGCCGCGCTATTTCGAGACGCTGATGACCGGCGAGGTGCTGAGCCGGATCACCACCGACACCACGCTTCTTCTGAGCGTTATCGGCTCCTCCGTCTCGTGGTTCCTCCGGAATATCCTGCTCTTCGCGGGCGGGCTCGTGATGATGATCGTGACCTCGGTGAAGCTCACGGGGCTCGTGCTGCTCCTCGTGCCGCTAGTGCTCCTGCCGATCCTCGCGCTGGGCCAGCGGCTCCGGCGGCTGAGCCGTGAAAACCAGGATTGGATCGCGGTCTCCTCCGGCAACGCCTCCGAGGCGCTGGGCGCGGTGCAGACGGTGCAGGCCTTCACCGGCGAGGCCCGCGCCTCGCGCGCCTTCTCTGACGTGACCGAGACGTCCTATCGCTCGGCCAAGCAGCGCATCAACGTGCGCGCGCTCATCACGGCGATCATCATCTTCGTCGTCTTCTCCGGCATCCTGGGCGTGCTCTGGATCGGGGCCACGGACGTGCAAGCTGGAGCGATGAGCCCGGGCGAACTGGTGCAGTTCCTCATCTATGCGGGCATCGTGGCCTCCTCCGTGGCCGCGCTCACCGAGCTCTGGACGGAGCTTCAGCGCGCAGCGGGAGCCACAGAGCGGCTGATCGAGCTCATGGAGGCGGTGGATCTCCTCGAGGATCCGGCGGCGCCCGTGGCGGCCGCGCCCGGCATTCTCGCCTTCGAAGACGTGAGCTTTTCCTTCCCCTCGCGGCCCGGAGAACGGGCGCTCAACGGCGTGAGTTTCGAGGTCCGACCCGGCGAGACGGTGGCCATCGTGGGGCCATCCGGCGCGGGCAAGTCCACGATCATCCAGCTTCTCCTGCGCTTCTTCGACCCCGCCGAGGGGCGGATCACGCTGGCGGGCACCCCGCTCACCGCCATGGCGCGCGAGGATCTCCGCGGCCTCATGGCGCTCGTGCCGCAGGACCCGGTCATCTTCGCGAGCTCCGCCCGCGAGAACATCCTCTTCGGGCGCCCGGAGGCCAGCGCGGACGAGGTCATCGCGGCGGCAAAGGCCGCGGCGGCCCATGATTTCATCGAGGCACTACCGCAGGGCTACGAGACCTATGTGGGCGAGCGCGGCGTCATGCTCTCGGGCGGTCAGAAGCAGCGCATCGCCATTGCCCGCGCGATCCTGCGCGACGCGCCGATCCTGCTCCTCGACGAGGCGACCTCGGCGCTCGACGCCGAGAGCGAGGCCGCGGTGCAGGCGGCATTCGACGCGCTGGCCGAGGCGCGGACCACGATCGTGGTGGCGCACCGGCTCGCCACCGTGAAGAAGGCCGACCGGATCATCGTGCTGGAGAGGGGCGAGATCCAAGCCATAGGCACCCATGAGGAGCTTGTGGCCCAGGGCGGGCTCTACGCCCGCCTCGCGCGGCTCCAGTTCACTGCCGACCTCGCCGCCGAGTAA
- a CDS encoding SDR family oxidoreductase: MAQTFALVTGGAQGIGLACAEALAEDGHTVIVADLNAEGAAAAGKALGGAGYGVDMGQPDQIAALFDRIEAEHGAVSVLVNNAGLALPQDFLETTLEGWQRVIDVNLSGVFLATQRAARGMVAAGLEGAIVNMSSINAQVAIPSIAAYCASKGGVMQLTKSAALALAPHGIRVNAVGPGSIDTAMLGTVNEDPAAKARILSRTPLGRIGTAREIGDIVAFLASPKASYITGETIYADGGRLGLNYTV, encoded by the coding sequence ATGGCTCAGACATTTGCACTCGTCACCGGGGGCGCGCAGGGGATCGGGCTTGCCTGCGCCGAGGCCCTCGCCGAGGACGGGCACACCGTTATCGTGGCTGATCTCAACGCAGAGGGTGCCGCTGCCGCGGGCAAGGCACTCGGCGGCGCGGGCTATGGCGTGGACATGGGCCAGCCCGATCAGATCGCGGCGCTCTTCGACCGCATCGAGGCGGAGCACGGCGCGGTTTCGGTGCTCGTCAACAATGCCGGGCTCGCGCTCCCGCAGGACTTTCTCGAAACCACGCTCGAAGGCTGGCAGCGCGTGATCGACGTCAATCTGAGCGGTGTGTTTCTGGCCACGCAGCGCGCGGCACGTGGCATGGTGGCAGCGGGGCTCGAGGGCGCGATCGTCAACATGAGCTCGATCAACGCCCAGGTCGCCATCCCCTCCATCGCGGCTTATTGCGCCTCGAAGGGCGGGGTGATGCAGCTCACGAAATCAGCGGCGCTCGCGCTCGCGCCCCATGGCATCCGGGTCAACGCCGTGGGCCCCGGCTCCATCGACACCGCCATGCTCGGCACCGTCAACGAGGATCCCGCCGCCAAGGCGCGCATCCTGTCCCGCACGCCCTTGGGCCGCATCGGAACCGCGCGCGAAATCGGCGATATCGTCGCCTTCCTTGCCTCGCCCAAAGCGAGCTATATCACCGGTGAGACGATCTACGCCGATGGCGGGCGGCTCGGGCTGAACTACACGGTTTGA
- a CDS encoding MATE family efflux transporter, which produces MAETAAPEAVTHGRVLRIAVPVVLSNVTVPLLGIVDTAVVGQIGEAAPIGAVGLGAAILTTLYWFFGFLRMGTTGLAGQALGQGDAGEVDAILSRALLIALGAGLLLILLQAPLFALALRVAPATPAVEAMVASYLAIRIVTAPAAIAVFGINGWLIAAERTRAVLALQLVMNGLNIALSAWFVLGLGWGVPGVAAATAIAEVAGAALGLWFCRAVFARPHWRERARLLAPVRLARLLAVSTDITIRSVFLMAAFTSFIFLSARFGEVTLAANQVLIQFLFVASYGLDGFAFAVEALVARMLGAGRARALRRAVVLCGIWTFGTAAVLALGYAAFGGAMIDTMTTAPDVRAAARDFLPWLVAMPLIAAGSFLLDGVFIGATRTREMRNMMALSFAAYLVAVLALLEPLGNHGLWAAIVVLFVARALTLMLVYGRVEASAASGGGV; this is translated from the coding sequence ATGGCTGAGACCGCCGCGCCGGAGGCCGTGACCCACGGCCGGGTGCTCAGGATCGCGGTGCCGGTTGTGCTCTCGAACGTCACGGTGCCACTCCTCGGGATCGTGGACACCGCCGTCGTGGGCCAGATCGGGGAGGCCGCGCCCATCGGCGCCGTGGGCCTCGGCGCGGCGATCCTGACGACGCTCTACTGGTTCTTCGGGTTCCTGAGGATGGGGACGACGGGCCTCGCGGGCCAAGCGCTGGGGCAGGGCGATGCAGGCGAGGTGGATGCGATCCTCTCCCGCGCGCTCCTCATCGCGCTGGGCGCGGGGCTTTTGCTGATCCTACTGCAGGCCCCGCTCTTTGCGCTGGCGCTCCGCGTGGCGCCCGCCACGCCCGCCGTGGAGGCGATGGTGGCGAGTTATCTCGCGATCCGCATCGTCACGGCGCCGGCGGCCATCGCTGTCTTCGGCATCAATGGCTGGCTCATCGCGGCGGAGCGGACGCGCGCGGTGCTCGCGCTCCAGCTCGTCATGAACGGGCTCAACATCGCGCTGAGCGCGTGGTTCGTCCTCGGCCTCGGCTGGGGCGTGCCCGGCGTGGCCGCGGCCACGGCCATCGCGGAGGTCGCGGGTGCCGCGCTCGGGCTCTGGTTTTGCCGCGCGGTCTTCGCCCGGCCCCATTGGCGCGAGCGTGCGCGCCTCTTGGCGCCGGTGCGCCTCGCGCGGCTCCTGGCCGTGAGCACCGACATCACCATCCGCTCTGTCTTTCTCATGGCCGCCTTCACGAGCTTCATCTTCCTCTCGGCGCGGTTCGGGGAAGTGACGCTGGCGGCCAACCAAGTGCTGATCCAGTTCCTCTTCGTGGCGAGCTACGGGCTCGACGGGTTTGCCTTCGCGGTGGAGGCGCTGGTTGCGCGGATGCTGGGCGCGGGCCGTGCGCGGGCCCTGCGGCGGGCGGTGGTGCTTTGCGGGATCTGGACCTTTGGCACGGCGGCGGTGCTGGCGCTTGGCTATGCCGCGTTCGGCGGGGCGATGATCGACACGATGACCACCGCGCCGGATGTGCGCGCGGCGGCGCGGGACTTCCTGCCCTGGCTCGTGGCGATGCCGCTCATCGCGGCGGGCTCTTTCCTGCTCGACGGGGTCTTCATCGGGGCCACGCGGACGCGGGAGATGCGCAACATGATGGCGCTCTCCTTCGCGGCCTACCTCGTCGCGGTTCTGGCGCTGCTCGAGCCCTTGGGCAATCACGGGCTCTGGGCGGCGATCGTCGTGCTCTTCGTGGCGCGGGCCCTGACGCTCATGCTGGTCTACGGCCGGGTGGAGGCATCGGCGGCCTCCGGCGGAGGGGTGTGA